The Primulina tabacum isolate GXHZ01 chromosome 7, ASM2559414v2, whole genome shotgun sequence genome includes a window with the following:
- the LOC142550590 gene encoding uncharacterized protein LOC142550590, giving the protein MYDQFRRLGPKEFSGTTVPFAAEGWIQSLEVHFRYLNMGDVDRVRCATYMLRDDASFWWEGAEHMIDLATLTWVRFKEIFDEKYFTADIRGRLKREFMTLRQGDMIVAGFFMKFYRGCHFLPLIARDVFEKLRHFLDGLQPTICRDVMLMRPADYAAATTCAFQAEKALRDIEFEMRSKRQQHQQSPQPNKKSFVGPPKA; this is encoded by the coding sequence ATGTATGATCAGTTTCGGAGGCTTGGTCCAAAAGAGTTTTCTGGCACTACAGTTCCATTTGCTGCTGAAGGTTGGATTCAATCTCTTGAGGTTCACTTCCGCTATCTGAATATGGGGGATGTAGACCGTGTTAGGTGTGCCACATATATGCTTAGAGATGATGCTTCCTTTTGGTGGGAAGGGGCGGAACATATGATTGATTTGGCTACACTTACTTGGGTACGATTCAAGGAAATATTCGATGAGAAATACTTCACTGCCGACATCCGAGGACGcttgaagagggaatttatgactctccgtcagggagacatgATCGTGGCCGGGTTTTTTATGAAGTTTtataggggctgtcactttcTGCCCCTTATTGCTAGGGATGTTTTTGAGAAACTTAGGCACTTTCTGGATGGCTTACAACCTACTATATGCCGTGATGTGATGTTGATGCGACCTGCGGATTATGCGGCTGCCACTACCTGTGCATTTCAAGCTGAGAAAGCCTTGAGGGACATTGAGTTTGAGATGCGAAGCAAGAGGCAGCAACACCAGCAGAGTCCTCAGCCGAATAAGAAGTCATTTGTAGGACCTCCGAAAGCTTAA